A window from Vicinamibacterales bacterium encodes these proteins:
- a CDS encoding methyltransferase domain-containing protein gives MTRGGAAHDARTAGPRPGRRIVLMWAITAACAVWVAVLSAQTRHPVTGRPIAPVMSVEGAGWLERPEREAEEATTRAVKALELSPGQVVADIGAGSGYYTVRMAREVGPTGKVFATDIQPGMIALLRRRLAQSSITNVETVLGAPDDPRLPSDTLDLALMVDVYHELREPQVFVRKLRAALKRTGRLVLLEYRKEDPSIPIRPEHKMSVAEVKAELEPEGFRLSGVRNELPWQHVLVLTRTDAP, from the coding sequence GTGACACGAGGCGGCGCCGCGCACGACGCCCGGACCGCCGGCCCGCGCCCCGGCCGGCGGATCGTCCTCATGTGGGCCATCACCGCGGCCTGCGCGGTGTGGGTCGCCGTCCTGTCGGCGCAGACCCGCCACCCCGTCACGGGACGGCCGATCGCGCCCGTCATGAGCGTCGAGGGCGCCGGATGGCTCGAGCGGCCCGAGCGCGAGGCGGAAGAGGCCACGACCCGCGCCGTGAAGGCGCTCGAGCTCTCGCCCGGACAGGTGGTGGCCGACATCGGGGCGGGATCCGGGTACTACACCGTCCGCATGGCCCGCGAGGTGGGCCCCACCGGCAAGGTGTTCGCCACCGACATCCAGCCCGGCATGATCGCACTGCTGCGCCGGCGGCTGGCCCAGTCCTCCATCACGAACGTCGAGACGGTGCTCGGCGCGCCCGACGATCCGCGGTTACCCTCCGACACGCTCGACCTGGCCCTGATGGTGGACGTGTACCACGAACTGCGCGAGCCACAGGTCTTCGTGCGCAAGCTGCGCGCGGCGCTGAAGCGGACCGGCCGCCTGGTGCTGCTCGAGTACCGGAAGGAAGATCCGTCCATTCCCATCAGGCCCGAGCACAAGATGAGCGTCGCCGAGGTGAAGGCGGAGCTCGAACCCGAAGGCTTCCGCCTGTCGGGCGTCCGGAACGAGCTGCCGTGGCAGCACGTCCTGGTGCTGACCCGCACGGATGCGCCCTGA